One region of Caldimonas thermodepolymerans genomic DNA includes:
- the urtD gene encoding urea ABC transporter ATP-binding protein UrtD: MTPELMEQGARLRRRHEAREAGLQGSGDRGASYGRVVRPGEVDTAHGAILYLEDITVSFDGFRALNRLSLSISAGELRCIIGPNGAGKTTMMDVITGKTRPDEGKAWFGSTIDLLRLRESEIAQIGIGRKFQKPTVYEQLTVFENLELALKADRRVRASMFSRLGGEQLDRIGEVLALIHLKDHAQRTAGNLSHGQKQWLEIGMLLMQDPKLLLLDEPVAGMTDEETERTAELFLSLEGSHSLVVVEHDMKFIGELTQGGRNGKRVTVLHEGSVLAEGTLADVQANEKVVEVYLGR; this comes from the coding sequence ATGACCCCCGAACTGATGGAGCAGGGCGCCCGGCTGCGCCGCCGGCACGAGGCCCGCGAGGCCGGGCTGCAGGGCTCGGGCGACCGCGGGGCGAGCTACGGCCGCGTGGTGCGGCCCGGCGAGGTGGACACGGCGCACGGCGCGATCCTGTACCTGGAGGACATCACGGTCAGCTTCGACGGCTTCCGCGCGCTGAACCGGCTGTCGCTGAGCATCAGCGCCGGCGAGCTGCGCTGCATCATCGGGCCCAACGGCGCGGGCAAGACCACGATGATGGACGTCATCACCGGCAAGACCCGCCCCGACGAGGGCAAGGCCTGGTTCGGCTCGACCATCGACCTGCTGCGCCTGCGCGAAAGCGAGATCGCGCAGATCGGCATCGGCCGCAAGTTCCAGAAGCCCACCGTCTACGAGCAGCTGACGGTGTTCGAGAACCTGGAGCTGGCGCTCAAGGCCGACCGGCGCGTGCGCGCGTCGATGTTCTCGCGCCTCGGCGGTGAGCAGCTCGACCGAATCGGCGAGGTGCTGGCGCTGATCCACCTGAAGGACCACGCGCAGCGCACCGCGGGCAACCTCTCGCACGGCCAGAAACAGTGGCTGGAGATCGGCATGCTGCTGATGCAGGACCCCAAGCTCCTGCTGCTGGACGAGCCGGTGGCCGGCATGACCGACGAGGAAACCGAGCGCACCGCGGAGCTGTTCCTCTCGCTCGAGGGCAGCCACTCGCTGGTGGTGGTCGAGCACGACATGAAGTTCATCGGCGAGCTGACGCAAGGCGGCCGCAACGGCAAGCGCGTGACGGTGCTGCACGAGGGCAGCGTGCTGGCCGAAGGGACGCTGGCCGACGTGCAGGCCAACGAGAAGGTCGTCGAGGTCTACCTGGGCAGGTGA
- the urtE gene encoding urea ABC transporter ATP-binding subunit UrtE, translating into MLKVEGVNQYYGGSHILRDVSLDAKQGEVTVILGRNGVGKTTLLKSLMGLVPVKTGTITLDGQPITRDTPYERVRKGIGYVPQGREIFGRLTVEENLRMGLAYKPASTPIPAELYELFPVLKQMLHRRGGDLSGGQQQQLAIARALAAGPKLLILDEPTEGIQPSIIKDIGRVIRMLADRGDMAIVLVEQYYDFAAELADQYLVMERGEVIRRGRGKDMEADGVRRLMSI; encoded by the coding sequence ATGCTGAAAGTCGAAGGCGTCAACCAGTATTACGGCGGCTCGCACATCCTGCGCGACGTGAGCCTGGACGCGAAACAGGGTGAGGTCACGGTGATCCTCGGGCGCAACGGCGTGGGCAAGACCACGCTGCTCAAGAGCCTGATGGGGCTGGTGCCGGTCAAGACCGGCACGATCACGCTCGACGGCCAGCCCATCACGCGCGACACGCCCTACGAGCGGGTGCGCAAGGGCATCGGCTACGTGCCGCAGGGGCGCGAGATCTTCGGCCGCCTGACGGTGGAGGAGAACCTGCGCATGGGGCTGGCCTACAAGCCGGCCAGCACGCCGATCCCGGCGGAGCTGTACGAGCTGTTCCCGGTGCTCAAGCAGATGCTGCATCGCCGGGGCGGCGACCTCTCAGGCGGCCAGCAGCAGCAGCTCGCGATTGCGCGCGCGCTCGCGGCCGGCCCCAAGCTGCTGATCCTGGACGAGCCGACCGAGGGCATCCAGCCCTCCATCATCAAGGACATCGGCCGCGTGATCCGCATGCTGGCCGACCGCGGCGACATGGCCATCGTGCTGGTCGAGCAGTACTACGACTTCGCCGCCGAGCTGGCCGACCAGTACCTGGTGATGGAGCGCGGCGAGGTGATCCGGCGCGGGCGCGGCAAGGACATGGAAGCCGACGGCGTGCGGCGCCTGATGTCGATCTGA
- a CDS encoding FAD-dependent oxidoreductase: MHVVVIGAGIVGLATARTLLDAGHQVTLVDRADQPASGTSGQNGAQLSYAYVAPLANPSVLKDLPKLLLDAESPLRLQLRASPAFLSWGLRFLWACRSAQVERTTEALLQLAELSRERLHRWLQGGSAAAIEHRGNGKLVVYRSRAAFEGALEQLALQARYGSRQQALDAAACIEREPALAGQSLVGGIWTPDEEVADCRKLCHVLFEELREHPQCTLRMSTEVMRWETGEGRVRRLVLRSGETLHDVQPDAVVVAAGIGSNALLAPLGVRLPVEALKGYSLEIPRAALQRFPECSVTDSARKVVFAPLGEGAQARLRVAGIAELGRRDLSLDAEHLQRLRRAADDVFGLDPALDVAALQPWAGLRPMTPTGLPCIGRVRRWGNVYANTGHGALGFTLAFGSAALLAGALATREPAPLLRPFAHGPLAAA; encoded by the coding sequence ATGCATGTGGTGGTGATCGGTGCCGGGATCGTCGGCCTGGCGACGGCACGCACGCTCCTCGATGCCGGCCACCAGGTCACGCTGGTGGACCGAGCCGACCAGCCGGCCTCGGGCACCAGCGGGCAGAACGGCGCGCAGCTGAGCTACGCCTACGTCGCGCCGCTGGCCAACCCCTCGGTGCTGAAGGACCTGCCCAAGCTGCTGCTCGACGCCGAGTCGCCGCTGCGCCTGCAGCTGCGCGCCTCGCCGGCGTTCCTCTCGTGGGGCCTGCGCTTCCTGTGGGCCTGCCGCAGCGCGCAGGTCGAGCGCACCACCGAGGCCCTGCTGCAGCTGGCCGAGCTGAGCCGCGAACGCCTGCACCGCTGGCTGCAGGGCGGCAGCGCCGCGGCGATCGAGCACCGCGGCAACGGCAAGCTGGTCGTCTACCGTTCCCGGGCCGCCTTCGAGGGCGCGCTGGAGCAGCTCGCCCTGCAGGCGCGCTACGGCAGCCGCCAACAGGCACTGGACGCCGCCGCCTGCATCGAGCGCGAGCCGGCGCTGGCGGGGCAGTCGCTGGTCGGCGGCATCTGGACGCCGGACGAGGAGGTGGCCGACTGCCGCAAGCTGTGCCACGTGTTGTTCGAGGAGCTGCGCGAGCACCCGCAGTGCACGCTGCGCATGTCCACCGAGGTGATGCGCTGGGAGACCGGCGAGGGCCGGGTGCGCCGGCTGGTGCTGCGCAGCGGCGAGACGCTGCACGACGTGCAGCCCGATGCGGTGGTGGTCGCCGCCGGCATCGGCAGCAATGCCTTGCTCGCGCCCCTGGGGGTGCGGCTGCCGGTCGAGGCGCTCAAGGGCTACAGCCTGGAGATCCCGCGCGCGGCGCTGCAGCGCTTCCCGGAGTGCAGCGTGACCGACAGCGCCCGCAAGGTGGTGTTCGCGCCGCTGGGCGAGGGCGCCCAGGCGCGGCTGCGCGTGGCGGGCATCGCCGAGCTGGGCCGGCGCGACCTGTCGCTCGACGCCGAGCACCTGCAGCGGCTGCGCCGTGCGGCCGACGATGTGTTCGGCCTGGACCCGGCGCTGGACGTCGCGGCCCTGCAGCCCTGGGCCGGGCTGCGCCCGATGACGCCCACCGGGCTGCCGTGCATCGGCCGGGTGCGGCGCTGGGGCAATGTCTACGCCAACACCGGGCACGGCGCGCTGGGCTTCACCCTGGCGTTCGGTTCCGCCGCGCTGCTGGCCGGGGCGCTGGCGACGCGGGAGCCGGCGCCGCTGCTGCGCCCCTTTGCGCATGGTCCGCTGGCTGCGGCGTGA
- a CDS encoding LysR family transcriptional regulator, with amino-acid sequence MRIRSIEIFHAVMQCGTVKGAADMLHITQPAATRLLQQAERQAGFPLFQRVKGRLVPTREARALYPEVEQLYVRLDGIRQLVDNLAHGQGDMLRVACVPSLAQDWLPKALAPLMQRHPHLRLSVRTLHSRQIVDSLVLRETDIGFAFDAPEHPALLAEPLAQARLVCVGPRLGRSQLPLAELATLPVIDLDASDPLGRRLHHARELHDIQWAPRMLAHSHHAAIALAREGIGLALVDSFTGSAARATLPLEMAVVEPEIPVTVHAMRLHDAPGSALVRHLVDAMGRVLATAASLTPQPADHAQRGAAAAPAPASPAPRPAARRNRTPG; translated from the coding sequence ATGCGCATCCGCTCGATCGAGATCTTCCACGCCGTGATGCAGTGCGGCACGGTCAAGGGCGCCGCCGACATGCTGCACATCACCCAGCCCGCCGCCACCCGGCTGCTGCAGCAGGCCGAGCGCCAGGCCGGCTTCCCGCTGTTCCAGCGCGTCAAGGGCCGCCTGGTGCCGACGCGCGAGGCGCGTGCGCTGTACCCCGAGGTCGAGCAGCTGTACGTGCGGCTCGACGGCATCCGGCAGCTGGTCGACAACCTCGCGCACGGCCAGGGCGACATGCTGCGCGTGGCCTGCGTGCCCAGCCTCGCGCAGGACTGGCTGCCCAAGGCACTGGCGCCGCTGATGCAGCGCCACCCGCACCTGCGGTTGTCGGTGCGCACGCTGCATTCGCGGCAGATCGTCGACAGCCTGGTGCTGCGCGAAACCGACATCGGCTTCGCCTTCGACGCGCCCGAGCACCCGGCGCTGCTGGCCGAGCCGCTGGCGCAGGCGCGCCTGGTGTGCGTCGGCCCCAGGCTGGGCCGCAGCCAGCTGCCGCTGGCCGAGCTGGCGACGCTGCCGGTGATCGACCTGGATGCCTCGGACCCGCTCGGGCGCCGCCTGCACCACGCGCGCGAGCTGCACGACATCCAGTGGGCGCCGCGCATGCTGGCGCACAGCCATCACGCGGCGATCGCGCTGGCGCGCGAGGGCATCGGGCTGGCGCTGGTGGATTCCTTCACCGGCAGCGCAGCCCGGGCGACGCTGCCGCTGGAGATGGCGGTGGTGGAGCCGGAGATCCCGGTCACCGTGCACGCGATGCGGCTGCACGATGCCCCCGGCAGCGCGCTGGTGCGGCACCTGGTCGACGCGATGGGCCGCGTGCTCGCGACGGCCGCCAGCCTCACGCCGCAGCCAGCGGACCATGCGCAAAGGGGCGCAGCAGCGGCGCCGGCTCCCGCGTCGCCAGCGCCCCGGCCAGCAGCGCGGCGGAACCGAACGCCAGGGTGA
- a CDS encoding MurR/RpiR family transcriptional regulator: MPFASRAVTPRDITRLIDRHFDALSPELQRAARWARQHPTELGLQSMRASAKRAGVAPATMTRLAQTLGFDGFEGFRQPFRRALARAGRDTYVERLALQQQGGGEGNRLARLNAAQRSNVESVQTANDGARIDAAADAMLAARTVLFIGLRASLGVAHHLHYTYGMLMHNGVLASDSGGTLVDQLVQLGPEDVLVAVGQAPYTRQTVEAVAQARAAGVPVVALTDSPLSPIARGARHVLLFQSDSPSFFQSMTGAQAMAEALVAAVAVRGGERVQQRLAARQEQLRAVRAYWERPLQKAQP, translated from the coding sequence ATGCCCTTCGCGTCTCGCGCCGTGACCCCCCGCGACATCACCCGCCTGATCGACCGCCACTTCGATGCCCTGAGCCCAGAGCTACAGCGCGCGGCGCGCTGGGCCCGGCAGCATCCGACCGAGCTGGGGCTGCAATCGATGCGCGCCTCGGCCAAGCGCGCCGGCGTGGCGCCGGCGACCATGACGCGGCTGGCGCAGACGCTCGGCTTCGACGGCTTCGAGGGCTTCCGCCAGCCGTTCCGCCGTGCGCTGGCGCGCGCCGGGCGCGACACCTACGTCGAGCGCCTGGCGCTGCAGCAGCAGGGGGGCGGCGAGGGCAACCGCCTGGCGCGCCTGAACGCGGCGCAGCGCAGCAACGTCGAGTCGGTGCAGACGGCCAACGACGGCGCCCGCATCGACGCCGCGGCCGACGCGATGCTGGCCGCGCGCACCGTGCTGTTCATCGGGCTGCGCGCCAGCCTCGGGGTGGCCCACCACCTGCACTACACCTACGGCATGCTGATGCACAACGGCGTGCTGGCCTCCGACTCCGGCGGCACCCTGGTCGACCAGCTGGTGCAGCTGGGCCCCGAGGACGTGCTGGTCGCCGTCGGGCAGGCACCCTACACGCGGCAGACCGTCGAGGCCGTGGCGCAGGCGCGTGCGGCCGGCGTGCCGGTGGTTGCGCTGACCGACAGCCCCTTGTCGCCGATCGCGCGCGGCGCGCGGCACGTGCTGCTGTTCCAGTCCGATTCCCCTTCCTTTTTCCAGTCCATGACCGGTGCGCAGGCCATGGCCGAAGCCCTGGTCGCCGCCGTGGCCGTGCGCGGCGGCGAGCGGGTGCAGCAGCGCCTGGCCGCCAGGCAGGAGCAGCTGCGGGCCGTGCGTGCGTACTGGGAGCGTCCCCTGCAGAAGGCCCAACCGTGA
- a CDS encoding aspartate aminotransferase family protein, whose translation MTHVFHRQLNTTYPRAVAAQGVTITDADGRTYIDASGGAAVSCLGHGHPDVLAAMHRQIDRMAYAHTSFFTTDVAEELADELVARAPAGMGRAYFVSGGSEAVEAALKMARQYFVEIGQPQRRHFIARRQSYHGNTLGALAVGGNEWRRRQFAPLLIDVTHVSPCYEYRDRRADETPEQYGARLVRELSEAIDRLGGENVIAFVAETVVGATAGALVPVPGYLKGVRELCDRHGILLILDEVMCGMGRTGTLYACEQEGVVPDLVTIAKGLGGGYQPIGAVLAQQRLVEAFERGSGLFQHGHTYIGHPVACAAALAVQRVIQRDGLLEAVRRQGAGLRERLQAAFGAHPHVGDIRGRGLFQALELVRERTSKAPFDPQWKLHARIKREAMAQGLMVYPMGGTIDGQQGDHVLLAPPFIVGDADLDAIVERLSRAVDNALASLPAGSR comes from the coding sequence GTGACACACGTCTTCCATCGCCAGCTCAACACCACCTACCCGCGGGCGGTCGCCGCCCAGGGCGTCACGATCACCGACGCCGACGGCCGCACCTACATCGACGCCTCGGGCGGGGCGGCCGTCTCCTGCCTGGGACACGGCCATCCCGACGTGCTCGCGGCCATGCACCGGCAGATCGACCGCATGGCCTATGCGCACACCAGCTTCTTCACCACCGACGTGGCCGAGGAACTGGCTGACGAGCTGGTCGCCCGTGCCCCCGCTGGCATGGGCCGTGCTTACTTCGTCTCCGGCGGCTCCGAAGCAGTGGAGGCCGCCCTCAAGATGGCGCGCCAGTACTTCGTCGAGATCGGCCAGCCACAGCGGCGGCACTTCATCGCACGCCGCCAGAGCTACCACGGCAACACGCTGGGGGCGCTCGCGGTGGGCGGCAACGAGTGGCGCCGCCGCCAGTTCGCGCCGCTGCTGATCGACGTCACGCACGTCTCGCCCTGCTACGAATACCGCGACCGACGCGCCGACGAGACGCCCGAGCAGTACGGCGCGCGGCTGGTGCGGGAGCTGTCCGAGGCGATTGACCGCCTGGGCGGCGAGAACGTCATCGCCTTCGTCGCCGAGACCGTGGTCGGCGCCACGGCCGGCGCGCTGGTGCCGGTGCCCGGCTACCTGAAGGGCGTGCGCGAGCTGTGTGACCGGCACGGCATCCTGCTGATCCTCGACGAGGTGATGTGCGGCATGGGCCGCACCGGCACGCTCTACGCGTGCGAGCAGGAAGGCGTGGTGCCCGACCTCGTGACCATCGCCAAGGGCCTGGGCGGCGGCTACCAGCCGATCGGCGCGGTGCTGGCGCAGCAGCGCCTGGTCGAGGCCTTCGAGCGCGGCAGCGGCCTGTTCCAGCACGGCCACACCTACATCGGCCACCCCGTGGCCTGCGCCGCGGCGCTGGCGGTGCAGCGCGTGATCCAGCGCGACGGGCTGCTGGAGGCAGTGCGCCGCCAGGGCGCCGGGCTGCGCGAGCGCCTGCAGGCCGCCTTCGGAGCACACCCCCACGTGGGCGACATCCGCGGCCGCGGCCTGTTCCAGGCGCTCGAACTGGTGCGCGAGCGCACCAGCAAGGCGCCGTTCGACCCGCAGTGGAAGCTGCATGCGCGCATCAAGCGCGAGGCGATGGCGCAGGGCCTGATGGTCTACCCGATGGGCGGCACGATCGACGGCCAGCAGGGTGACCACGTGCTGCTCGCGCCGCCCTTCATCGTCGGTGATGCCGACCTGGATGCCATCGTCGAGCGGCTGTCGAGGGCCGTCGACAACGCGCTGGCCTCGCTGCCGGCCGGGAGCCGTTGA
- a CDS encoding 3-keto-5-aminohexanoate cleavage protein, protein MDATTPATWPDATRVIAPVPIGVAPNGARRTQRDHPALPMTAAELAECAAACEAAGASWFHVHVRDDAGAHTLDAARYREAFAAIRERVGTGMVLQMTTEAVGRYSPQEQIAAVEAVQPEAVSVAVRELLADDALLPRACAFLEAQREAGTAVQFIVYDPADLQRLVALHGPQGRLHGAPEVLFVLGSYAQRRAGDPRELLAMLAVLPPGWGWSVCAFGPTEFACLTAAAALGGGVRIGFENNVHLPDGSPATDNAMQVSRMAQTLDALGIPRASWRQARERFFRR, encoded by the coding sequence ATGGACGCGACCACGCCTGCCACCTGGCCCGACGCGACGCGCGTGATCGCGCCGGTGCCGATCGGCGTCGCGCCCAACGGCGCGCGCCGCACGCAGCGCGACCATCCGGCGCTGCCGATGACCGCGGCCGAGCTGGCCGAGTGCGCCGCCGCCTGCGAGGCCGCCGGCGCGAGCTGGTTCCACGTGCACGTGCGCGATGACGCCGGTGCCCACACGCTGGACGCCGCACGCTACCGCGAGGCCTTTGCGGCGATCCGTGAACGCGTCGGCACGGGCATGGTCCTGCAGATGACCACCGAGGCCGTGGGCCGCTACAGTCCGCAGGAGCAGATCGCCGCGGTCGAGGCGGTGCAGCCCGAGGCGGTGTCGGTCGCGGTGCGCGAGCTGCTCGCCGACGACGCCCTGCTGCCGCGCGCCTGTGCCTTCCTCGAGGCGCAGCGCGAGGCAGGCACCGCGGTGCAGTTCATCGTCTACGACCCGGCCGACCTGCAACGCCTGGTCGCGCTGCACGGGCCGCAGGGGCGCCTGCACGGCGCGCCGGAGGTGCTGTTCGTGCTCGGCTCCTACGCGCAGCGCCGCGCCGGCGATCCGCGCGAGCTGCTTGCGATGCTGGCGGTGCTGCCGCCCGGGTGGGGTTGGTCGGTGTGCGCGTTCGGCCCGACCGAGTTCGCCTGCCTGACGGCCGCCGCGGCGCTGGGCGGCGGCGTGCGCATCGGCTTCGAGAACAACGTGCACCTGCCCGACGGCAGCCCCGCCACGGACAACGCCATGCAGGTGAGTCGCATGGCGCAAACGCTCGACGCCCTGGGCATCCCCCGGGCATCATGGCGTCAGGCGCGCGAGAGGTTCTTTCGCCGCTGA
- a CDS encoding TAXI family TRAP transporter solute-binding subunit, with amino-acid sequence MLRNTLATVALASLAMPWSGAMAQQKFVTIGTGGVTGVYYAAGGAICRLVNKDRAKHNIRCSVESTGGSVFNVNTIKAGELDMGVAQSDVQYNAIKGVGQFKDSGAYADLRAVFSLHPEPMTVVARKEANIKKFEDFKGKRFNVGNPGSGTRSSMEELLDAMGWKLSDFGLAAELKADEHGPALCDGKIDGFLYAVGHPSANIQDPTTSCGAQLVPLTGPAVDKLVAEKPYYAKVSIPGGLYPGNPNDTPTYGVLATFVTSAKVPADTIYAVVKAVFDNFEDFKKLHPALANLNPENMIKDGLSAPLHEGAVRYYKERGWIK; translated from the coding sequence CTGCTACGCAACACGCTGGCCACCGTTGCACTGGCATCGCTGGCGATGCCGTGGAGCGGCGCGATGGCCCAGCAGAAGTTCGTGACCATCGGCACCGGCGGTGTCACGGGGGTGTACTACGCGGCAGGCGGTGCGATCTGCCGTCTCGTCAACAAGGACCGCGCCAAGCACAACATCCGCTGTTCGGTGGAGTCCACCGGAGGTTCGGTGTTCAACGTCAACACCATCAAGGCGGGCGAGCTGGACATGGGCGTCGCGCAGAGCGACGTGCAGTACAACGCGATCAAGGGCGTGGGCCAGTTCAAGGACAGCGGCGCCTATGCCGACCTGCGCGCGGTGTTCTCGCTGCACCCCGAGCCGATGACCGTCGTGGCGCGCAAGGAAGCCAACATCAAGAAGTTCGAGGACTTCAAGGGCAAGCGCTTCAACGTCGGCAACCCGGGTTCCGGCACGCGCTCGTCGATGGAGGAGCTGCTCGACGCGATGGGCTGGAAGCTGAGCGACTTCGGCCTGGCCGCCGAGCTGAAGGCCGACGAGCACGGCCCGGCGCTGTGTGACGGCAAGATCGACGGCTTCCTCTACGCCGTGGGCCACCCGTCGGCCAACATCCAGGACCCGACCACCAGCTGCGGCGCGCAACTGGTGCCGCTGACCGGCCCGGCGGTGGACAAGCTGGTCGCCGAGAAGCCGTACTACGCCAAGGTCTCGATCCCGGGCGGCCTGTACCCCGGCAACCCGAACGACACCCCGACCTACGGCGTGCTGGCCACCTTCGTCACCTCGGCCAAGGTGCCGGCCGACACGATCTATGCGGTCGTGAAGGCGGTGTTCGACAACTTCGAGGACTTCAAGAAGCTGCATCCGGCGCTGGCCAACCTGAACCCGGAAAACATGATCAAGGACGGCCTGTCCGCGCCGCTGCACGAAGGCGCCGTGCGCTACTACAAGGAACGCGGCTGGATCAAGTGA
- a CDS encoding TRAP transporter permease — protein sequence MMSDLDKASPELQQLVADADTGGRDARGFGGKVVFGVALLWALFQLWYASPLPFALGFGLLNDTEARATHLGLALLLAFLAYPASRRAARDRIPLVDWVLAIAAAFAGAYLLLFYRELATRPGQPTTFDVVTASVGLVLLLEATRRAVGLPMAILAVVFLGYAFLGPYLPDVIAHKGASLERLVSHMWLTTEGVYGVALGVSVSYIFIFVLFGSLLDRAGAGNYMMQVSFALLGHLRGGPAKVAVVSSGLNGLISGSSVSNVVSGGIFTIPLMKKAGYGGVKAGAIETASSVNGQIMPPVMGAAAFLMVEYVGIPYTDIVKHAFLPALISYIALFYIVHLEALRLGLEPMARARDRTVRQKLTAWGLGISGTIVVCSLIYWVALATRHVFGAAAPWILGVLLVAGYVWLVRVASRYPDLPDEIDVNNPVLPPTWPTVRAGLHFLIPIGILIWCLMIEEMSPALSAFWATVTLIGLMLTQRPLLRWFRGQGDIAQAWRQGWNELVEGLHSGSRNMIGIGIATGTAGIIVGGITLTGLGLRMTDFVEVVSQGNVVLMLLFTAFVCLVLGLGVPTTANYILVASLMAPVIVELGAQSGLVIPLIAVHLFVFYFGIMGDITPPVGLASFAAAAISGEDAIKTGVQGSIYALRTVVLPFVFIFNPVLLLIDVHGWWEVAVVAFASTVASLAFAAATMRHFRIRCRWWETLLLLLATFMLFRPDWFMDRMYDPYQEAPASDIYKVAEQLGEGDRLVLQIAGTNIEGDEIRKTVAVQLQEPGPGRERLQKAGLTITALGDMVQVANVRFGSPAKKAGFEVGWDVVAVMVPADRPSKHWIYLPGLALVAFVWFMQRARAGREARRLAAAAP from the coding sequence ATCATGAGTGATCTCGACAAAGCGTCGCCGGAGCTGCAGCAGCTGGTGGCCGACGCTGACACGGGCGGGCGAGACGCGCGCGGCTTCGGCGGCAAGGTGGTGTTCGGCGTCGCGCTGCTGTGGGCGCTGTTCCAGCTCTGGTACGCCTCGCCGCTGCCGTTTGCGCTGGGCTTCGGCTTGCTCAACGACACCGAGGCGCGCGCCACCCACCTGGGACTGGCGCTGCTGCTGGCCTTCCTCGCGTATCCGGCGAGCAGGCGCGCCGCGCGCGACCGGATTCCGCTGGTCGACTGGGTGCTGGCGATCGCCGCCGCCTTCGCCGGCGCCTACCTGCTGCTGTTCTACCGCGAGCTCGCGACCCGGCCGGGACAGCCCACGACCTTCGACGTGGTGACCGCCAGCGTCGGCCTGGTGCTGCTGCTCGAAGCCACCCGCCGCGCCGTCGGCCTGCCGATGGCCATCCTGGCGGTGGTCTTCCTCGGCTACGCCTTCCTCGGGCCGTACCTGCCCGACGTGATCGCGCACAAGGGGGCGTCGCTGGAGCGCCTGGTGTCGCACATGTGGCTGACGACCGAAGGCGTGTACGGCGTCGCGCTGGGCGTGTCGGTCTCGTACATCTTCATCTTCGTGCTGTTCGGCTCGCTGCTCGACCGCGCCGGCGCCGGCAACTACATGATGCAGGTGTCGTTCGCGCTGCTGGGTCACCTGCGCGGTGGTCCCGCCAAGGTGGCGGTGGTCTCGTCGGGGCTGAACGGCCTGATCTCCGGTTCGTCCGTCTCCAACGTCGTCTCGGGCGGCATCTTCACGATCCCGCTGATGAAGAAGGCCGGCTACGGCGGCGTCAAGGCCGGCGCGATCGAGACGGCCTCCTCGGTCAACGGCCAGATCATGCCGCCGGTGATGGGCGCGGCGGCCTTCCTGATGGTCGAGTATGTCGGCATCCCGTACACCGACATCGTCAAGCACGCCTTCCTGCCGGCGTTGATCTCCTACATCGCGCTGTTCTACATCGTGCACCTGGAGGCGCTGCGCCTGGGCCTGGAGCCGATGGCGCGCGCGCGCGACCGCACCGTGCGGCAGAAGCTGACCGCGTGGGGGCTGGGCATCTCCGGCACCATCGTCGTCTGCAGCCTGATCTACTGGGTGGCGCTCGCCACGCGCCACGTGTTCGGTGCGGCGGCGCCCTGGATCCTCGGCGTGCTGCTGGTTGCAGGCTACGTGTGGCTGGTGCGCGTCGCGAGCCGCTACCCGGACCTGCCGGACGAGATCGACGTCAACAACCCGGTGCTGCCGCCCACCTGGCCGACGGTGCGCGCGGGCCTGCACTTCCTGATCCCGATCGGCATCCTGATCTGGTGCCTGATGATCGAGGAGATGTCGCCCGCGCTGTCGGCCTTCTGGGCCACGGTGACGCTGATCGGGCTGATGCTCACGCAACGGCCGCTGCTGCGCTGGTTCCGCGGGCAGGGCGACATCGCGCAGGCTTGGCGGCAGGGCTGGAACGAGCTGGTCGAGGGCCTGCACAGCGGCTCGCGCAACATGATCGGCATCGGCATCGCCACCGGCACCGCGGGCATCATCGTCGGCGGCATCACGCTCACCGGCCTGGGCCTGCGCATGACCGACTTCGTCGAGGTCGTGTCGCAGGGCAACGTGGTGCTGATGCTGCTGTTCACGGCCTTCGTGTGCCTGGTGCTGGGCCTGGGCGTGCCGACCACCGCCAACTACATCCTGGTCGCGTCGCTGATGGCGCCGGTGATCGTCGAGCTGGGCGCGCAGTCCGGGCTGGTGATCCCGCTGATCGCGGTGCACCTGTTCGTCTTCTACTTCGGGATCATGGGCGACATCACCCCGCCGGTGGGGCTGGCGTCGTTCGCGGCGGCGGCCATCTCGGGCGAGGACGCGATCAAGACCGGCGTCCAGGGTTCGATCTACGCGCTGCGCACGGTGGTGCTGCCGTTCGTGTTCATCTTCAACCCGGTGCTGCTGCTGATCGACGTGCACGGCTGGTGGGAGGTGGCAGTGGTCGCGTTTGCCTCGACGGTGGCGTCGCTCGCCTTCGCCGCGGCGACGATGCGCCACTTCCGCATCCGCTGCCGCTGGTGGGAGACGCTGCTGCTGCTGCTGGCGACCTTCATGCTGTTCCGGCCCGACTGGTTCATGGACCGCATGTATGACCCGTACCAGGAGGCGCCCGCCAGCGACATCTACAAGGTGGCCGAGCAGCTGGGCGAGGGGGACCGGCTGGTGCTGCAGATCGCCGGCACCAACATCGAGGGCGACGAGATCCGCAAGACCGTCGCGGTGCAGCTGCAGGAGCCCGGCCCCGGGCGCGAGCGGCTGCAGAAGGCGGGCCTGACCATCACCGCGCTGGGCGACATGGTGCAGGTCGCCAACGTGCGCTTCGGCAGCCCGGCGAAGAAGGCGGGTTTCGAGGTCGGATGGGACGTGGTGGCCGTGATGGTGCCGGCCGACCGGCCGTCGAAGCACTGGATCTACCTGCCCGGGCTGGCGCTGGTCGCGTTCGTGTGGTTCATGCAGCGCGCTCGCGCCGGGCGCGAGGCGCGACGGCTCGCGGCCGCGGCACCCTGA